From the Mycobacteriales bacterium genome, the window CGGTGCCCGGCCTCGACCAATGCCGCGATCCGCGGGGCGAGCTCGGCGAGGACGGCCTCGGCGACGGGCGCGCCGGGCAGCATGCGGGCGGTCATGAGTGGCGCATCCTCAGTGGTAGAAGTGGCGGGTTCCGGAGAAGTACAGCGTCACGCCCGCTGCCTTCGCGGCGGCGATGACCTCCTCGTCACGGACCGAGCCACCGGGCTCGACGATGGCCTTGACGCCGCCCTCGACGAGGATCTCCAAGCCATCGGGGAACGGGAAGAACGCGTCGCTTGCGGCAACGGAACCCTTGGCACGGTCCCCCGCACGGGAGACCGCGAGCCGCGCCGAGTCCACCCGGTTGACCTGGCCCATCCCGACGCCGACCGAGGCGCCGGAGCTGGCGAGCAGGATCGCGTTGGACTTCACCGATCGGCACGCCCGCCACGCGAACGCGAGGTCCTTCAGCGTCTCGGCGTCGGCCGGCTCCCCTGCTTGCAGCGTCCACGTGCTCGGGTCGTCGCCGGTCGCGTCGACGCGGTCGACCGTCTGCATCAGCAGGCCGCCGCTGACCGGGCGGGTCTCGACCGCGGCGGGCGTGGCGTCGGCGGCACAGCGCAGCACGCGCAGCTTGGCCTTCGCCTTGAAGATCTCCAGGGCGTCGTCGTCGTACCCCGGCGCGCAGATCACCTCGGTGAGGACGCCGGCGAGCTGTTCGGCCAGCTCCTTGGTGATCGGGCGGTTGACCGCGATGACCCCGCCGTACGCCGACGTCGGGTCGCAGGCGTGGGCGAGCCGGTGGGCCTCGGCGATGTCCTTGCCGACCGCGATGCCGCACGGGTTGGCGTGCTTGATGATCGCGACACACGGCTCGGTGAAGTCGTAGGCCGCGCGCCGGGCAGCGTCGGTGTCGACGTAGTTGTTGTAGGAGAGCTCCGGACCGTGCAGCTGCTCGGCGCCGGCGAGGCCACCCCCCTGCGGGCTGACGTAGAGCGCGGCGCGCTGGTGCGGGTTCTCGCCGTAGCGCAGCACCGCCTCGCGTTCCCACGTCGCGCCCGCCCAGGACGGGAACCCGGTCCCGTCGTCAGTCGGCGCGAGCACGTTGCCCATCCACGACGCGACGGCGACGTCGTAGGACGCGGTGTGCTGGAACGCGCGCGCCGCGAGCCGCTGGCGCTCGGCGTAGGTGAAGCCGCCGGACCCCAGTGCAGTCACGACGTCGGAATAGGCCGACGGGTCGACCACCACCGCGACCGACGGGTGGTTCTTCGCCGCGGCCCGCACCATCGACGGGCCGCCGATGTCGATCTGCTCGACGCATTCGTCTGCGCTCGCCCCCGAGGCGACAGTCGCCGCGAACGGGTAGAGGTTGACGACGACGAGCTCGAACGGCGCCACCCCGAGGTCCTCGAGCTGCTTGACGTGGTCGTCCTTGCGGAGGTCGGCGAGGATGCCCGCGTGCACCTTCGGGTGCAGCGTCTTGACCCGGCCTTCGAGGCATTCCGGGAACCCGGTCAGCTCCTCGACCGGCGTGACGGCGATGCCGGCGTCGCGAAGCCGGGCGGCGGTCGACCCGGTCGACACGACCTCGACCCCCGCCGCGGCGAGCGCCTTGCCGAGCTCGTCGAGACCGGTCTTGTCGTAGACGCTGACCAGGGCCCGCTTGATCGGGCGCTTGCCCTCTTCCGTCACGCCTGCACCTTTCTGGTTGCCGACTGGGTGAGCGAATGTGCCATCCGCCCGATGGTGGCCACGAGCATCTGGCGCTCGGCGACCTTGATCCGCTGGTGCAGTGTCGCCTCGTCGTCGCCGGCCTCGACGACGACCTCGACCTGGTCGATCACCGGGCCTGTGTCGACGCCCGCGTCGACGTAGTGCACGGTCGCGCCGGTCACCGCGACAGCCGCGGCGAGGGCGTCCCGTACGGCGTGGGCGCCGGGGAACGCGGGCAGCAGCGACGGATGGGTGTTGATCGTGTGCGGGTGCGTGGCGAGGAACGCCGGGCCGAGGATCTTCATGAAGCCGGCCGACACGACGAGATCGGGCTGATGCTCCGCGACGGCATCGGCGAGGGCCCGGTCCCAGTCCTGACGGCTGGGATAGTCCGACACCCGCCGTACGAAGGTCGGGATGCCCGCCCGCTCGGCGCACCGCAGCCCGTCGATCTCGTCACGGTCGGCGCCGACCGCGACCACCTCCGCGCCGTACGCGGGGTCGCTCGCGGCAGCAAGCAGCGCGGCGAGGTTGGTGCCCGCACCAGACACCAACACGACCAGCCGGAAGGGCAAGGAGATCTCCCCGAGAGTCTTGAGGGAAGGTGGCCAGGATACCCGGGCATCCTGGGGCGTTCTGTCATGCTGACCACGACGAAGGAGGCCGAGCATGACCGAGCCGATCGATCCGGCCGCCCCACCCGCTTACGGAGCGCCTCCTCCGTACGCCGCCCCACCACCGCCGCCCTACGGCGCGCCCACCTACGGCAGCGGCTACGGCCCGCCACCCGGGCAGCGGGTCAACGACCCGGCACCGATGGGCCTTCGGCTGCTCGCCCGGATCATCGACGGCCTGATCACCGGCGTGATCGCGGTGGTGCTGTCCTACGCGGTCGGGATGCACGTGTTCTCGACGACGACGAACGCCGACGGGAGCACCCAGGCGTCGTTCGCGCTCTACAACGGCGACTACTTCAAGTACATGCTGCTGGCGTTGCTCGTGAGCGGGCTGTACGAGGTCACGATGCTCGTCCAGCGCGGAGCGACGCTGGGCAAGATGGCGGTCGGCGTACGCGTCGCGATGATGAGCAACGGCGAGAAGCCGACGTTGCAGGCGGCTCTCACGCGCTGGGCCATCCCGGCCGTCGCGGGCGTGATCTTCCCGCTGCTCCAGCTCATCGTGGTGGTCTCGGTGTTCTTCGACAACACCCATCGCAACCGTGGCTGGTACGACTACGCCGCCAACACGATCGCGGTCCGTACGAAGTAACCAGGCGCTCGATCAGTCGCGGTTGGCCCGCCAGGTCTGCCAGCCGGCCTTCACCGCGACGAAGCCGATCACCGGCGTCGCGACCTCCAACGCGACGCTGAGGCCGACCTTCCACGGCGATGGCCCGAACGTCGCCAGCCGGCCCGGGCCGGCCGGACCGCCTGCCACCGCCTCGAGCAGTGCCGCCGCGCCGGCCATCACGGCGGCCACGCCGAGAGCGACGCTGAACCGGGTCGGCAGATCCGCGGCGATGTCCCGGTTCACCCGCCACGCCGCAACCGCCGCCGCACCGGCCACCGCCAGCACCGCGAGGCAGATCACGAGCCACGACGCGCCACCGCGGGGTATGGCGGCGAGGATCGGCAGCGCCGGCGTCGCGCCGACGTGGGAGTGGCCGAGCGTCACCGACGCGCCCGAGCCGACGACGAAGCCGGCGCCGGTCAGGTAGGCCAACGCCAGAAGGACGGCGTTGGGGATCAGCCAGATGCTCAGCAGCGCCATCGTGAACTGGCCCGAGCCGTTGCCGTAGCCGGACAGGCTGTCGCCGATCAGCCGGTGATGCTGGATCAACGCCGCAATCGTGAACGCGGTGGCGCTCGCGAGCAGCACCGCGGCGGCGAGGCCCGCCGCCGTCAAGGCGGCTTGGGCGGTGTCGGTCAGCCGGTCCCACAGCGCCGACCACTGCCCGGCTCCTCGCATGCCACCGATCGTGGTCGCGACGACGCTGAAGCCGGCGGCGGCGACGAACGCCGTACCCGGCGACGGACGGATGGAGTCGGTCCGGGCGACCAGGGCGAGCGCGGCGGCGAGCCCGGCGTACGGGAGCGAGACGGCCACCACCATCGCGGCGACCGCGCCGGGCTGCTTGCTCGGCGCGTCGCGGGTGAGCACTCTCGCGAACCGCGCGAGCAGGCCGCCGAGCAGCAGCGTCAAGCCGAGAGGAGCCACCGCGATCTCACCGCCCGGGACGTGCAGCGGCGCGCGCTGCGCGTCGAGCCACAGCGCGACGGCGAAGCGCATGGCCGCCCCCGCACTGCTCGTCGTACGGGAGTCAGCGGTCCAGTCGATCAGCGACAGGACGACCAGCACGGCCAGGCCCACCGCGGTGGCCCAGGCCGCTGTCAGCACGCTGCGCAGCCACAGCGGGGTGACCGAGGCCGCCTGCCCCGCTGCCCGCCGACGCGGGGTCGCCGCTCGCGGGGTGGCCACGGTCTGGGTCATCAGCCGATCGTGACAGCAAGCCACTCCAACCACACGCGTCACACGCCGACCACCCTGGAGCGAATGGCTATGAGCCATCCGCTCCGGTCAGGACAGGAGGTCCTTCATCAGCTGGGCGGTGGCGCTCGGCGTCTTCCCTACCCGTACGCCGGCTGCCTCCAGCGCCTCGGCCTTCGCCGACGCGGTGCCCGACGAGCCTGAGACGATCGCGCCGGCGTGGCCCATCGTCTTGCCCTCCGGAGCGGTGAACCCGGCGACGTAGCCCACAACCGGCTTGGTGACGTTCGCGCGGATGAAGTCCGCGGCCCGCTCTTCGGCGTCGCCACCGATCTCGCCGATCATCACGATCGCCTCGGTGTCCGGGTCGTCCTGGAAGGCCGCGAGACAGTCGATGTGCGTCGTCCCGATGACCGGGTCACCGCCGATGCCGACCGCGGTGGTGAAGCCGATGTCGCGCAGCTCGTACATCATCTGGTAGGTCAGCGTGCCGGACTTCGACACCAGCCCGATCCGGCCCGGCCCGGAGATGTCGGCCGGGATGATGCCCGCGTTGGCCTGGCCGGGCGAGATCAGCCCCGGGCAGTTGGGCCCGATGATGCGGGTCTTCCCGCGCGACTCGGCGTACGCCCGGAAGTAGGCGGTGTCCTGGACCGGCACGCCCTCGGTGATCACCACCAGCAGCGGGATCTCGGCGTCGACCGCCTCCAGGGCGGCGTCGCGGGTGAACGCGGGCGGCACGAAGCCGACCGACACGTCCGCGCCGGTCGCCGCCATCGCCTCACCGACCGAGGCGAATACGGGGATGCCGTCGACCTCGGTGCCTGCCTTGCGGGCGTTGACGCCGCCGACGACGTTGGTGCCCGCCGCGACCATGCGGCGGGTGTGTTTGGTGCCCTCCGAGCCGGTGATGCCCTGGACGATCACCTTGCTGTCCTTGGTCAGCCAGATCGCCACTAGGACATTCCTCCTACCTGTCGGCCGTCGCGAGCGACGGTCCATGGGATGAATCGCAAGGCGGACGAGGAGTCGCGTGCTGGAGCACGCGCGACGAGGACAACGCCGCGAGTCGCCCATGGAGCGACGCGCAGCAGGCCAGCACAGGTAGGAGGCATGTCCTTAGGCCACCTTCCCCGCGAGCTCGGCGGCTCGCCGTGCCGCGCCGTCCATCGTGTCCACCTGCTCGACCAGCGGGTGCCCGGCCTCGGTCAGGATGCGGCGGCCCTCCTCGGCGTTGTTGCCGTCGAGCCGTACGACGAGGGGCTTCGTCACGTCCTCGCCGCGCGAAGCCAGCAGCGACAGCGCCTGCACGATGCCGTTGGCAACCGCGTCGCAGGACGTGATGCCGCCGAACACGTTGACGAACACCGACCGCACCGCCGGGTCGGACAGGATCACGTCGAGCCCGTTGGCCATCACCTCGGCCGAGGCGCCGCCGCCGATGTCGAGGAAGTTCGCGGGCCGGACGTTGCCGAACTCCTCGCCGGCGTACGCCACGACGTCGAGCGTCGACATGACCAGCCCGGCACCGTTGCCGATGATCCCGACCTCGCCGTCGAGCTTCACGTAGTTGAGGTGCAGCGACTTCGCACGGACCTCCAGCGGGTCGGTCGCCGAGTTGTCGCGGTAGGCGTCGTGGACCTCGGCGTGCCGGAAGTCGGCGTTGTCGTCGAGGGTGACCTTGCCGTCGAGAGCAAGGATCTGGTCGTCCGGGGTCCTGACCAGCGGGTTGACCTCGACCAGGGTGGCCTCTTCACCGACGAAGACGTCCCACAGCTTGACGATCACGTCGGCCGCCTGCTGGCGGACCGCCTCGGGGATGTTGCCCGCCGTGGCGATCTCCATCGCCTTCGCGGCGTCGACGCCCGCGACCGGGTCGACAGGGACGCGGGCGAGCGCGTCGGGCTTTTCCACCGCGAGCTGCTCGATCTCCATCCCGCCCTCGGCAGAGCACATGGCGAGGTAGCGGCGGTTGGCGCGGTCGAGCAGGAACGAGAAGTAGTACTCGGTGCCGATGTCGGCGGCCTCGGAGATCAAGACGGTGTGGACGGTGTGGCCCTTGATGTCCATTCCGAGGATGTTCGCGGCGTGGGTCTGGGCGTCGTCCGCGGTCGGGGCGAACTTCACGCCACCGGCCTTGCCGCGCCCACCGGCCTTCACCTGCGCCTTGACCATGACCGGCCCGCCGCCAAGCTCCTCGGCTGCCGCCCGCGCCGCCTCCGGCGAGTCCACGACGATCTGCTTGGTCGTGGGTACGCCGTACTTCGCGAACAGCTCCTTCGCCTGCCACTCGAACAGGTCCACGCCGCGCACTCCTTCTGACGATTACGTCTCAGGGTGGAACGTTACCGGCCCGCCTCCGCAGGACTTCGAGGGCCTACGCGGAACGTAGGGAGATGCGCCGAAAGCTCGTGGTCGTCCCGTCCGCTGTCCTCGCACTCACAGCGGCAGTCGTACCCGCAGCCGCGGCGCAGACCGGCCGAGGCCACGCCCCTGCGGGATATACGAAGACGACGCTGGACTTCCACGTCACGGTGCCCAGCGAGACCCCTGACGGCATCGGCACGCAGACCTGTCTGATCGTCGGGGATCTCTACAAGCCGGCAAGTGCCTCGCCCGACAACCCCGTTCCGGCGGTGTTGACGACCAACGGCTTCGGCGGCAGCAAGAACGACCAGGCGAGCCTGGCGGTCGTCCTCGCGAAGCGCGGGTACGGCGTGCTGTCCTACTCCGGGCTGGGCTTCGGCGGGTCCGGCTGCAAGATCTCCCTCGACGACCCGTCGTACGACGGTCGCGCGGGCAGCCAGTTGATCAGCTTCCTCGGTGACCTGAACTGGATCAAGAAGGACGGCCCTGACGACCCTCGCGTCGGGATGATCGGCGGCTCCTATGGCGGTGGCATCCAGTTCGCCGTCGCCAAGGTCGACCCGCGGCTGGACACGATCGTCCCGATCATCACCTGGAACGACCTGCGCTACTCGCTGATGCCGAACAATGCGACGACGCCGGGGCGGACCGGCGACGTCGCCGGTGACACCGACGTCGTCGGCGCGCAGAAGCTCGAGTGGGACCTGTTGCTGTTCGCCGATGGCCTCGTCGACGGCATCACCGGCGTACGCGCCGACATCACCCGCGACGACGGCTGCATCGACTACCTGATCGACGTGTGCCCCTTCGCCGCCGAGGGCCTCGCCAACGCCGTGTTCACCCAGGGCGTCCTGGACTTCCTGGGCCACGCGTCGGTCGGCACGTTCGTCAACCACATCCGGATCCCGACCCTGCTGATGCAGGGCGAGGCGGACTCGTTGTTCAACCTGCGCGAGGCCGCCACGACCTACCGGCAGCTCGAGGCGCAGGGCACACCCGTCAAGATGATCTGGCAGTCGTGGGGGCACAGCGTCTCGGCCTCGCAGCCGGGCGAGTGGACGCAGGGCCCCGGCATGGCCGACACCTACGAAGGCCGGCGCGTCCTCGCGTGGTTCGCCCACTACCTCAAAGGCGAAGACGTCTCGACCGGTCCGGCGTTCGCCTACTACCGCGACTACGTGCCGTTCCACGGCCGCGGCCCGGACACCGTGCAGTACGCGACCGCACCGCGCTTCCCGGTGGGCAGGATGACGACGTACTACGCGTCGGCGAACGGCGCACTCGTCACCGCCCGCAGCCAGGTGAGGGCCGGCAGCGCCGAGTACGCCAACCTGGCGGGCCCGGCGCCGCTGTCCTACTCCGAGGTCTCCGGGCTTCAGGGCACCGCGCTTCCCGACGCCTCGACGCCGCCGTTCGACACTCCCGGCACGTTTGTGGACTGGGCGAGCGTCCCACTGTCACACCACCTCGACGTGGCGGGGATCCCGGCGGTGACGCTTCACGTGCAGACGCCGGTGTCGCTGGACGCGACCGCCGCCACCGAGCTCCAGATGTTCGTGAAGGTCTACGACGTGGCACCCGACGGCGCGATCACGCTCGTACGACGGCTCGTCGCACCGGTCCGCGTGGCCGACGACGCGGCCGCGGTGCACGTGCTGCTGCCCGGCATCGTGCACCGGTTCGCCGAGGGCGACCGGATCGAGCTGGTCGTCGCGGCGACGGACACGGCGTACCGCAACGCTGATCTGGTGCAGCCCGCGCTCGTGTCGTGGAGCAGGACCGCGCCGGTCGAGCTGAAGCTGCCGGTGGTCCGCTAGGCGCCGGCGGTCGCCGGCACGTGATCACGGACCCAGTCGACGATCGTCGTCGTCGGCGTCCCGGGCGTGAAGATCTCGGCGACGCCCATCTCCTTGAGCGGCGCGATGTCGTCGTCGGGGACGATGCCGCCGCCGAACACCACGATGTCGCCGGCGCCGGCCTCGGCCAGCAGGTCGATGACCTTCTTGAACAGCGTCATGTGAGCCCCGGACAGGACGGACAGTCCGACCGCCTGCGCGTCCTCCTGGACGGCGGTGGCCACGATCTGCTCCGGGGTCTGGTGCAGGCCGGTGTAGATGACCTCCATGCCGGCGTCGCGCAGGGCGCGGGCCACGACCTTCACCCCACGGTCGTGCCCGTCGAGCCCGGGCTTCGCAACGACGACGCGGATCGGCACGCTGTCAGGGTAACGATCGGTCAGACTGGGCAGCGATGAGCGCCGACACCACACGCCTCCCGCACTGGAGCGAGGCGCTCGTCACCCTCACCGAGCCGCTGCCCGGCTCGGACGTGCTGCACTGCTCGGTCGCCTCGATCGACGCACACCCGTGCGTCGTGGTGCGGTGGGACTTCGGACGCAACGGCGGCACGTTCGGCGTGGCGGAGGCCGATGCGTTCGTCGGCGCCGTGTCGGTGGCGCAGCAGCGCGGAGTACCGCTCGTCACGATCACCCGGACCGGCGGCACGCGGCTGCCCGAAGGGATGCGCGCCCTCGTCGGCATCCCGCGCGCGGCGCTCGCGCTCACCGACCTGCGCGCGGCCGGCGTACCGCACGTCTGCATCGCCGACAACCCGACGACCGGCGGCGTCTGGGTGGCGATCGGCGCGGGCGCCGACGTGCGCATCGCGGTCGCCGGCGCGGTGCTGGGCTTCTCCGGTCCGCGGGTCGTCACGGCGATGACCGGACGCGCACTCGCTGAAGGCGCCAACACCGCGGAGTCGGCGTACGCCGCCGGCTTGGTCGACGCCGTCGCAACCCACGACGAGGTCGGTGACCTGCTCTCCCGCGCCCTCGCCGCGTTCGCACCGGATGACCCGCAGCCGGTCGCGCCGCCGTCGTCGCCCGCCCCGCTGACCCGCGGCGCCGCAGCGCAGCTGACGGTCTCGCGCGAGGCCGAACGGCCGAGCGGCGACGACCTGCTCGCGGCGGTCCTGACCGACCGGGTCGAGCTGCACGGCAGCGACGAGGTCACCCACGCGGCGGTCGGCCGGCTCGCCGGCCGTCGGGTCGTCGCGGTCGCGCTCGCCGGTCCGCGGGCGGGCATGCCCGGACCGGGCGGCTTCGCGCTGCTGAGCCGGGCCGCGGCGCTCGCCGGGGCCCTCGACATTGCCCTCGTCGTGTTCGTGGACACGCCGGGCGCCGACCCGCACCGCGAGGCCGACGGGCTCGTGCCGGCGATGGCGCAGTCGCTGCTCGACGTACTGGCCACACCCGCACCGACGGTCTCGCTCGTGCACGGCGAAGGAGGTTCCGGCGGCGCGCTGGCGGGTGCGGTCACCGACGTCGTAGGTGTGGCGGAGTTCGGGTGGTTCGCGGCCCTCGGGCCCGAAGGTGCCGCCGCGGCGATGCGCACCTCGGCCGACGAGGCCGCCGAGCTCATGCGCATCACCCCCGGCGACCTGCTCGCCGACGGCTTCGCCGACGCGCTGGTCGCCCGCGGGGATGAGGTCGCCTGGTGCGCTGCTGCAATCGACGCAATCCGGCGCATCCCGCCGGAGCAACGGATGACAAACCGGCGCAAACGCTGGTCATCGGCCATTCCTCGCGAAGTGTGAAAAACCCCACGACACGTTCAGCCGCAACGCTTTTTCGCCGATGGAACAGGTAACGTCGGCGCG encodes:
- a CDS encoding DUF6350 family protein codes for the protein MTQTVATPRAATPRRRAAGQAASVTPLWLRSVLTAAWATAVGLAVLVVLSLIDWTADSRTTSSAGAAMRFAVALWLDAQRAPLHVPGGEIAVAPLGLTLLLGGLLARFARVLTRDAPSKQPGAVAAMVVAVSLPYAGLAAALALVARTDSIRPSPGTAFVAAAGFSVVATTIGGMRGAGQWSALWDRLTDTAQAALTAAGLAAAVLLASATAFTIAALIQHHRLIGDSLSGYGNGSGQFTMALLSIWLIPNAVLLALAYLTGAGFVVGSGASVTLGHSHVGATPALPILAAIPRGGASWLVICLAVLAVAGAAAVAAWRVNRDIAADLPTRFSVALGVAAVMAGAAALLEAVAGGPAGPGRLATFGPSPWKVGLSVALEVATPVIGFVAVKAGWQTWRANRD
- the sucC gene encoding ADP-forming succinate--CoA ligase subunit beta gives rise to the protein MDLFEWQAKELFAKYGVPTTKQIVVDSPEAARAAAEELGGGPVMVKAQVKAGGRGKAGGVKFAPTADDAQTHAANILGMDIKGHTVHTVLISEAADIGTEYYFSFLLDRANRRYLAMCSAEGGMEIEQLAVEKPDALARVPVDPVAGVDAAKAMEIATAGNIPEAVRQQAADVIVKLWDVFVGEEATLVEVNPLVRTPDDQILALDGKVTLDDNADFRHAEVHDAYRDNSATDPLEVRAKSLHLNYVKLDGEVGIIGNGAGLVMSTLDVVAYAGEEFGNVRPANFLDIGGGASAEVMANGLDVILSDPAVRSVFVNVFGGITSCDAVANGIVQALSLLASRGEDVTKPLVVRLDGNNAEEGRRILTEAGHPLVEQVDTMDGAARRAAELAGKVA
- a CDS encoding carboxyl transferase domain-containing protein translates to MSADTTRLPHWSEALVTLTEPLPGSDVLHCSVASIDAHPCVVVRWDFGRNGGTFGVAEADAFVGAVSVAQQRGVPLVTITRTGGTRLPEGMRALVGIPRAALALTDLRAAGVPHVCIADNPTTGGVWVAIGAGADVRIAVAGAVLGFSGPRVVTAMTGRALAEGANTAESAYAAGLVDAVATHDEVGDLLSRALAAFAPDDPQPVAPPSSPAPLTRGAAAQLTVSREAERPSGDDLLAAVLTDRVELHGSDEVTHAAVGRLAGRRVVAVALAGPRAGMPGPGGFALLSRAAALAGALDIALVVFVDTPGADPHREADGLVPAMAQSLLDVLATPAPTVSLVHGEGGSGGALAGAVTDVVGVAEFGWFAALGPEGAAAAMRTSADEAAELMRITPGDLLADGFADALVARGDEVAWCAAAIDAIRRIPPEQRMTNRRKRWSSAIPREV
- the purH gene encoding bifunctional phosphoribosylaminoimidazolecarboxamide formyltransferase/IMP cyclohydrolase produces the protein MTEEGKRPIKRALVSVYDKTGLDELGKALAAAGVEVVSTGSTAARLRDAGIAVTPVEELTGFPECLEGRVKTLHPKVHAGILADLRKDDHVKQLEDLGVAPFELVVVNLYPFAATVASGASADECVEQIDIGGPSMVRAAAKNHPSVAVVVDPSAYSDVVTALGSGGFTYAERQRLAARAFQHTASYDVAVASWMGNVLAPTDDGTGFPSWAGATWEREAVLRYGENPHQRAALYVSPQGGGLAGAEQLHGPELSYNNYVDTDAARRAAYDFTEPCVAIIKHANPCGIAVGKDIAEAHRLAHACDPTSAYGGVIAVNRPITKELAEQLAGVLTEVICAPGYDDDALEIFKAKAKLRVLRCAADATPAAVETRPVSGGLLMQTVDRVDATGDDPSTWTLQAGEPADAETLKDLAFAWRACRSVKSNAILLASSGASVGVGMGQVNRVDSARLAVSRAGDRAKGSVAASDAFFPFPDGLEILVEGGVKAIVEPGGSVRDEEVIAAAKAAGVTLYFSGTRHFYH
- the purN gene encoding phosphoribosylglycinamide formyltransferase, whose amino-acid sequence is MSLPFRLVVLVSGAGTNLAALLAAASDPAYGAEVVAVGADRDEIDGLRCAERAGIPTFVRRVSDYPSRQDWDRALADAVAEHQPDLVVSAGFMKILGPAFLATHPHTINTHPSLLPAFPGAHAVRDALAAAVAVTGATVHYVDAGVDTGPVIDQVEVVVEAGDDEATLHQRIKVAERQMLVATIGRMAHSLTQSATRKVQA
- a CDS encoding cobalamin B12-binding domain-containing protein → MPIRVVVAKPGLDGHDRGVKVVARALRDAGMEVIYTGLHQTPEQIVATAVQEDAQAVGLSVLSGAHMTLFKKVIDLLAEAGAGDIVVFGGGIVPDDDIAPLKEMGVAEIFTPGTPTTTIVDWVRDHVPATAGA
- a CDS encoding RDD family protein translates to MTEPIDPAAPPAYGAPPPYAAPPPPPYGAPTYGSGYGPPPGQRVNDPAPMGLRLLARIIDGLITGVIAVVLSYAVGMHVFSTTTNADGSTQASFALYNGDYFKYMLLALLVSGLYEVTMLVQRGATLGKMAVGVRVAMMSNGEKPTLQAALTRWAIPAVAGVIFPLLQLIVVVSVFFDNTHRNRGWYDYAANTIAVRTK
- the sucD gene encoding succinate--CoA ligase subunit alpha — translated: MAIWLTKDSKVIVQGITGSEGTKHTRRMVAAGTNVVGGVNARKAGTEVDGIPVFASVGEAMAATGADVSVGFVPPAFTRDAALEAVDAEIPLLVVITEGVPVQDTAYFRAYAESRGKTRIIGPNCPGLISPGQANAGIIPADISGPGRIGLVSKSGTLTYQMMYELRDIGFTTAVGIGGDPVIGTTHIDCLAAFQDDPDTEAIVMIGEIGGDAEERAADFIRANVTKPVVGYVAGFTAPEGKTMGHAGAIVSGSSGTASAKAEALEAAGVRVGKTPSATAQLMKDLLS
- a CDS encoding alpha/beta fold hydrolase yields the protein MRRKLVVVPSAVLALTAAVVPAAAAQTGRGHAPAGYTKTTLDFHVTVPSETPDGIGTQTCLIVGDLYKPASASPDNPVPAVLTTNGFGGSKNDQASLAVVLAKRGYGVLSYSGLGFGGSGCKISLDDPSYDGRAGSQLISFLGDLNWIKKDGPDDPRVGMIGGSYGGGIQFAVAKVDPRLDTIVPIITWNDLRYSLMPNNATTPGRTGDVAGDTDVVGAQKLEWDLLLFADGLVDGITGVRADITRDDGCIDYLIDVCPFAAEGLANAVFTQGVLDFLGHASVGTFVNHIRIPTLLMQGEADSLFNLREAATTYRQLEAQGTPVKMIWQSWGHSVSASQPGEWTQGPGMADTYEGRRVLAWFAHYLKGEDVSTGPAFAYYRDYVPFHGRGPDTVQYATAPRFPVGRMTTYYASANGALVTARSQVRAGSAEYANLAGPAPLSYSEVSGLQGTALPDASTPPFDTPGTFVDWASVPLSHHLDVAGIPAVTLHVQTPVSLDATAATELQMFVKVYDVAPDGAITLVRRLVAPVRVADDAAAVHVLLPGIVHRFAEGDRIELVVAATDTAYRNADLVQPALVSWSRTAPVELKLPVVR